Within Methyloversatilis discipulorum, the genomic segment GCGATCAACCAATCGAGCAGTTCGAAGTAATTGCCGCTCATGAACAGTTCGAGGCCGATCTTGTAGAAGCGGACGGCGTCGCCGAGCTGGTCGACGGTGGCACGCGCCTGGTCCGCAGAGGGCACGTCAAGCGCCACGATGAGCCGATCGGCGGGGTCGATGGCGGCCTTGGACTGGGCGGAGGGAGTGGGCATGTTCATGGTGCGGACGGAAAGTGAGGCGTATGGCCTGCGCAGACAAAACACGAGTTTACTAGAATCAGCGCTCTACACGTCCTTGCGCCCCGCCCCGATGTCCGCCCCCGCCCCCGTTCCTGCCGCGCCCGACAGCCTTTTGCGCTCGGCAAAGACCGGAGACCCACTGCGGACAGTACTCGACTGGCTGGCGACACCCGCCGCTGGCGATCCCGGGCACGAGGCAGCCGCGCTGGCCACCTGCCTCGGCGTGCTCGCCCAGGCGCGCATGGACGCACCGGCGCGGGTACGCGTGCTCGACATCTTCCATGACCGCGCGCTGGCCTGCGCAACGGCACTGAAGCCGCAGCTTGCCGCCAGCGCGCTGCCCGTGCAGGCCACGCTGCGCGATGCCGCCGATCTGCTGTGCGACGCGCTGATGCAGATTGCGCGCAGCTATCTCGACGCCCTGCAAGCTCGCGCTGCACACAAGCCGTCACGCGCGGCCGGGCACGCCATGCTCTGCCTGCTCGACGTCTATGCCCTGCGCACGCTGACCGCAGCCGACGTACCGCCAGGCATGTGGACAACGGCACACGCCCTGCTGATGCACGCCCGCATGATGGCCACTCCGGCCACCCAGATCGCCGGCTCGGCGGACGCCGAACAGCTGCACCGCGAATTGATCGCGCTCGAACTGGCCCAGCCGCCGCACCTCGCGCCGGCCGATTTCTTCAACATCGCCGATTACGTGCGCAGCTACTCGGGCGCCGTGCAGATCCAGCCCAACCCGCCGCATCGCGACCTCGATTCCTGGTTCTGGATAGACGACGAGCACGATCACGGCCCGACGCCGCTGCTGCGGGCGGCGCCCGACCCGGAACGCGGTCCGCACATCCTCTACTGCTCCTGCCAGCGGCTCGGTCAGGTGCTGGCCCATCATCTCGACCTGATCGACGAAGGCGGCAACGTTGCCGACATGTACCTGCCCGCCTGTCTCGGTCAGACGCGCACGCGACGTCTGCTACGCCGCCTGCAGGCGCGCTGGATGGCGATGCCGCGACGGCAGCACGCACGGCGCGAACGTGGCCAGGCGATACGCATGCTGATCGGCTTCGACGCGATATGGCACCTGCTCGAACGGCGCGATCCAGCCGCCGACTGGGACAACCAGACCACCGGCTGGACCTTGCTGAACGACAGCCCGAACGGTTTCGCGCTGCGCCTCGATACCGGCCCGACCGGTCTGGTCCGGCCCGGCCTGCCGGTGCTGATCAAGGGCAGCGGCAGTCGCAACTGGATGATCTGCGTCGTGCGCTGGGCGCGCAGCGCCAGTGCGGGCGCCATCGATGTCGGGGTGGAGCTGCTCAGCCACGGCGCCCAGGCGGCGACCGTCGTGTTCGAGGCATCGGGGTCGCGCGCCGCCGTACCCGCGCTGCGACTGCCGCCGCTCACCAGTCACCGCCCGCACCCCTGCATCATGCTGCCGCCCGGAGAAGCCAATGGCCGGGACATGCTCATCGCACACAACTCGGGCGGACGCTACCGGCTCGGCGACGCCCGCCTGTCCGATCTCGACCTGCAGACGCAGGCCTTCGAACTGTTCGAGATCGAGGAAATGAGTGCCAACACGAGCGGTGGTCGGTCCGATCCTGCCAGCCGCCCCTGAGTCACCCGGAGTGCCGCACGCTCCGGTCGTGCAGCACGGCGGTCACCGCCGCGCCGAACAGCACGATGGACCAGAACAGGTAGAGCCAGAGCAGAAAAACCGGCAGCGTGGCCAGCGCGCCATAGACCACCGCATAACCGGGCATGTGCTCGATGTACAGACTGAGCACCTTCTGCATCAGCGTGAGCAGCGCGGTTGCCACGACGGCGCCCCACAGCGCGGGGCGCAGGCCGACGGCGGCGCGCGGCAGGGTCCGGTAGAGCAAAAACAGGAAACCGGCGGTGACCAGCGCTGCCGCACTGCGCAGCAGGAAAACCTTGACCCAGGCCGGTTCATTCACCATGCCGAGCGAGGCGGTGACGAGGTAGAGGCTCAGCGCCGTGCCGGCGCCGAGCGCGAACGGTGCGAGTACCGGCAGCGCCAAATAGATCAGCGCAGTGCGCCGCAGCCGCCGGGGCGGTCGCTGCGGCCACATCGCATTGAGCGCGTGGTCGGCGGTGCGCACCCACACCCAGGCACTCCCGAGCAGGAGCAGCAGATCGACCAGCGACAGCCGCCGCGCCTTGGCGACGAAGCGCGTCGCGTGACGGACCACCGCCGAGCCGGCATCGTCCGGCAGCAAGGACCCGGTCAGATAGACCTGCAGCGGCTTGCCGAACTGCAGCGCGTCCGGCAGCCAGACGGACAGCTGACGCACCAGTACGATCAGCGGCACCAGCGCGAACAGCAAGGCGAACGCGAGCGCGGCCGCCGACTGCGCGGCGCGGCCCTCGCGGTGTCGCGATGCGGCTGCACCCAGCACGTGAAAAGGACGAATCAGAAGATCGATCAGCGGTGAAGACATCGGGGAAGGTGGCAGGCCCGTCAGCAGATCGGGGCCGGCAAAGCTGTACACTCCGGGCCTCATTCTGCTGGATGGCCCGCATTGAAAGAAATTCTCGTCCTGTATTACAGCCGCTACGGATCGACGCTGAACCTGGCACGCCAGATCGGTCGCGGCATCGATTCGGTCGACGGCGCGGCAGCGCGCCTGCGCACGGTACCGCCGGTATCGACCGTCTGCGAGGCGACCGCTCCGGCCGTGCCGGACAACGGTGCGCCCTACGCGGAAGCCCGCGACCTCGACGAATGCATCGGCCTCGCCCTTGGCAGTCCGACCCGCTTCGGCAACATGGCCGCGCCGCTGAAGTACTTTCTCGACGGTACCAGCCCGCAGTGGCTGGCCGGTGCACTCGCCGGCAAGCCGGCCGCGGTCTTCACCTCGACCACCTCGATGCATGGCGGACAGGAGAGCACGCTGCTCAGCATGATGCTGCCGCTGCTGCACCACGGCATGCTCATCGTCGGCCTGCCCTATTCCGAACCCGATCTGTCGACCACGCCGGACGGCGGCACGCCCTACGGCGCCAGCCACGTAAGCGGGCACGATGGGCGACCTCAGTTGTCCGAAGCCGAAGCACGGCTCGCTTTCGCGCTCGGCCGCCGGCTTGCGCTGACCGCACTCAAACTCACCGCCTGACCATGACCGCACGACACTGGAACCTGCTGGCCTCGTCCAGCCTGATCGCCCTCATCCTGCTCGGCCTCGCCTGGGAGCTGTGGTTGGCTCCGCTGCGGCCGGGCGGTTCGTGGCTGGTGCTGAAGATACTGCCGCTGCTCGGCGCGCTGTTCGGCATCCTGCGCGGCAAGCGCTACACGCATCAATGGATGTCGCTGCTCAGCCTCGCTTACTTCACCGAAGGCATCGTGCGCGCGACTTCGGACAGCAGCCCGTCGGCACAGCTGGCCCTCGCCTACACACTGCTGTCGGTGGCGCTGTTCCTCGGCTGCCTGTTCTACTCCAAGCTGACCGCGCCGAGCCGGCTCGCGCAATCGCGCTAGCCGGCGCGCCGTCGTTCAGATCGGGCTTTCGCCCTGCGGGTTGAGTTTCTGCACGCCCTGCAGCTTGTTCAGCGCATTGATGTAGGCCTTCGCGGACGCCACGATGATGTCGGTGTCGGCGCCCTGGCCATTGACGATGCGACCGCCCAGCGCCAGACGCACCGTCACCTCGCCCTGCGCATCGGTGCCGGTGGTGATCGCATTGACCGAATACAGCAGCAGTTCGGCGCCGCTCTTCGCCACCGACTCGATGGCACAGAAGGCGGCATCGACCGGGCCGCTGCCGTTGGACGACACCTTCACTTCGCGCCCGTCGTCCGACAGCGTGACCACGGACTGCGGCAGTTCCCCGGTTTCCGAGCGCGAGCTCAGCGCCACCAGTTTGTACTGCTCCTGCTCCGGCGTGACCGCTTCGTCGCTCATCAGCGCCTGGATATCCTCGTCGAAGATTTCGTGCTTCTTGTCGGCCAGCTCCTTGAATGCGGCGAAAGCGACGTTGAGCTGCTCCTCGGACTCGACCACGATGCCCAGTTCGGTCAGTCGGGCGCGGAAGGCGTTGCGGCCCGAGTGCTTACCGAGCACCAGCTTGTTGGTGTTCCAGCCTACGTCCTCGGCACGCATGATTTCGTAGGTTTCGCGGTGCTTGAGCACGCCGTCCTGGTGGATGCCGGATTCGTGCGCGAAGGCGTTGGCACCGACCACCGCCTTGTTTGGCTGCACCGGATAACCGGTGATGGTGGACACCAGGCGCGACGCCGGCACGATCTGCGTCGCGTCGATGCGCGTCTCGACACCGAACACGTCGCGGCGCGTGCGCACCGCCATCACGATCTCCTCCAGCGAAGCGTTGCCCGCGCGCTCGCCGAGACCGTTGATGGTGCACTCGACCTGACGGGCGCCGGCCATTACTGCGGCCAGCGAATTGGCGACCGCCATGCCGAGGTCGTTGTGGCAGTGCGTGGACCACACTACCTTGTCGGCACCCGGGACGCGCTCGATCAGGATGCGCATGCGCTCTGCCCACTGCGCCGGTACCGAATAGCCGACGGTGTCCGGCACGTTGATCGTCTTCGCGCCGGCCTTGATCACCTCGGTGAACACGCGCACCAGGAAGTCGATGTCGGAGCGCACCGCGTCCTCGGCCGAGAACTCGACATCCTCGGTGTACTCCCGCGCCCAGCCGATCGCCTTGATCGCCTGCTCGACCACCTGGTCGGGGCTCATCCGCAGCTTCTTCTCCATGTGGATGGGGCTGGTCGCGATGAAGGTGTGGATGCGCCCGCTGGCTGCCGGCTTGATCGCCTCGCCGGCGCGACGGATGTCGTTCTCGCTGGCGCGCGCCAGCGAACAGACCGTCGACTCGCGGATCGCCTCGGCCACCGCGCGCACGGATTCGAAATCGCCATTCGACGCAGCGGCAAAGCCGGCCTCGATCACGTCCACCCGCATCTTTTCCAACTGGCGGGCGATGCGCAGTTTCTCGTCGCGCGTCATCGAGGCGCCCGGGCTCTGTTCGCCGTCGCGCAGCGTGGTGTCGAAAATGATGAGGCGATCAGTCATGGCAGTCTCCGGGGTGCATCCGTCGTGGTGCGGACACACAAGATCGGTTCTTCAAACAGGCAATGGGCCGTGAACGGCTCAGGGTCGCGAATATAGTCGCCGGGCCGCACCGCGACAACGGCGCGCCAGCTCAAGCCTCGGGCGGCGGAGGCGAGGGCGATTGCGGCTTCTGTCGCGAGAAACGGACCAGCCACATCACGTAGCCGGACAGCCCGTAGGCGACGAACAGGCTGAACAGCACCACCGGCGGGTTCACCGACACGGCGACGAAGGCCAGCACGAAACCGAAAATGACGATGAAGGGCACGCTGCGGCGCAGGTTGATGTCCTTGCCGCTCCAGAACTTCACGTTGCTCACCATCGTCAGGCCGGCGAACAGCGTGATGACGAAGGCCGCCCAGCGCATGTCCGGTCCGGTGTAGCCGTTGTCCGTCGCCACCCAGACGAGGCCGGCCACCAGCGCCGCAGCGGCCGGGCTGGGCAGGCCCTGGAAGTAGCGCTTGTCCACGGTGCCCAGATTGGTGTTGAAACGGGCCAGGCGCAGCGCGGCACCGGCGCAGTAGATGAAGGCGGCGATCCAGCCCCATTTGCCCAGACCGCGCATCGCCCACTCGTAGGCGATCAGCGCCGGAGCGGCACCGAAGGACACCATGTCGGACAGCGAATCGAATTCGGCGCCGAAGGCCGATTGCGTATGGGTGAGCCGCGCGACGCGGCCGTCGAGTCCGTCGAGCACCATGGCGATGAAGATGGCGACCGCCGAGTATTCGTAGCGTCCATTCATCGCCTGCACGATGGCGTAGAAACCTGCGAACAATGACGCCGTCGTGAACAGATTGGGCAGGATGTAGATGCCGCGCCGGCGTTTCACCGGATCCGCAGGCTTGATGTATTGCGGGTCGTATTCGGACATGCATTCACTCCGACGAACCATGCGCGGGATCACCGCCGCACGGTTTTTGCGTTTCAGGCCGGTTCGGCCCCCGATGCTCGCGACGCCCGCTTCATGGACAAATTCGCCCCGGCGCCGCGAACTGACGACAGGCTGCGAGCCGCCCCGAACGTATCAGGATGACGCGCATCGCGGAAGCGTTCAATGGTGACGCGAGAGCCCCTCGAGTGCGCCGCATCGCCCGGCCTGGAATGCAAAAGGCCCGGCGGTCCGGGCACGCAAGTGCCGGAACCGCCGGGCCAGGCGAGACGCCAATCAGTTCTTCGACTGGTCGACCAGCTTGTTCTTGGTGATCCACGGCATCATGCCGCGCAGCTGCGCGCCGACCTTCTCGATCTCGTGGGCGGCGGTCAGGCGACGACGGGCGGTCATCTCCGGATAGTTGGTGCGGCCTTCGAGAATGAAGTTCTTCGCGTAGTTGCCGTTCTGGATGTTGGCCAGGCACTCCTTCATCGCAGCGCGGGCTTCGCCGGCGATCACGCGCGGGCCGGTGACGTATTCACCGTATTCCGCGTTGTTCGAGATCGAGTAGTTCATGTTGGCAATGCCGCCCTCGAAGATCAGGTCGACGATGAGCTTCACTTCGTGCAGGCATTCGAAGTAGGCCATTTCCGGCGCGTAACCGGCTTCGGTCAGCGTTTCGTAGCCGGCCTTGATCAGTTCGACCAGACCACCGCACAGAACGGCCTGCTCGCCGAACAGATCGGTTTCGGTCTCTTCGCGGAACGAGGTTTCGATCACACCGCCCTTGGTGCCGCCGTTCGCAGCTGCGTACGACAGCGCGAGGTCGCGCGCCTTGCCCGACTTGTCCTGGTACACGGCGATCAGCGACGGCACACCGCCTCCGCGCAGGTACTCGGAGCGCACGGTGTGGCCCGGGCCCTTCGGGGCGACCATGACGACATCCAGGTCTTCGCGCGGGATGACCTGGTTGTAATGGATGTTGAAGCCGTGGGCGAACGCCAGGGTCGCGCCCTTCTTGATGTTCGGCTCGACGTCACCGTAATACACCTGCGGAATGTTTTCGTCCGGCAGCAGGATCATGACCAGATCGGCACCCTTCACCGCGTCGGCCACTTCCTTCACCTTCAGGCCGGCGCCTTCCGCCTTCTTCCACGACGCGCCGCCCTTGCGCAGGCCGACCGTGACCTTGACGCCGGAATCCGACAGGTTCTGTGCGTGGGCATGGCCTTGCGAACCGTAGCCGACGATGGTGACTTTCTTGCCTTTGATCAGGGACAGGTCTGCGTCCTTGTCGTAGAAGACTTTCATGGGTTTTCCCTTGTGCTGTGTAGGTTTATGCGGTGCTGCGGGCTGGAGCGGAATGCGGTGTGCGGATCAGAGGCGCAGGATGCGGTCGCCGCGGCCGATGCCGGCGACGCCGGT encodes:
- a CDS encoding YihY/virulence factor BrkB family protein; translation: MSSPLIDLLIRPFHVLGAAASRHREGRAAQSAAALAFALLFALVPLIVLVRQLSVWLPDALQFGKPLQVYLTGSLLPDDAGSAVVRHATRFVAKARRLSLVDLLLLLGSAWVWVRTADHALNAMWPQRPPRRLRRTALIYLALPVLAPFALGAGTALSLYLVTASLGMVNEPAWVKVFLLRSAAALVTAGFLFLLYRTLPRAAVGLRPALWGAVVATALLTLMQKVLSLYIEHMPGYAVVYGALATLPVFLLWLYLFWSIVLFGAAVTAVLHDRSVRHSG
- the wrbA gene encoding NAD(P)H:quinone oxidoreductase, whose translation is MKEILVLYYSRYGSTLNLARQIGRGIDSVDGAAARLRTVPPVSTVCEATAPAVPDNGAPYAEARDLDECIGLALGSPTRFGNMAAPLKYFLDGTSPQWLAGALAGKPAAVFTSTTSMHGGQESTLLSMMLPLLHHGMLIVGLPYSEPDLSTTPDGGTPYGASHVSGHDGRPQLSEAEARLAFALGRRLALTALKLTA
- a CDS encoding DUF2069 domain-containing protein → MTARHWNLLASSSLIALILLGLAWELWLAPLRPGGSWLVLKILPLLGALFGILRGKRYTHQWMSLLSLAYFTEGIVRATSDSSPSAQLALAYTLLSVALFLGCLFYSKLTAPSRLAQSR
- a CDS encoding 2-isopropylmalate synthase gives rise to the protein MTDRLIIFDTTLRDGEQSPGASMTRDEKLRIARQLEKMRVDVIEAGFAAASNGDFESVRAVAEAIRESTVCSLARASENDIRRAGEAIKPAASGRIHTFIATSPIHMEKKLRMSPDQVVEQAIKAIGWAREYTEDVEFSAEDAVRSDIDFLVRVFTEVIKAGAKTINVPDTVGYSVPAQWAERMRILIERVPGADKVVWSTHCHNDLGMAVANSLAAVMAGARQVECTINGLGERAGNASLEEIVMAVRTRRDVFGVETRIDATQIVPASRLVSTITGYPVQPNKAVVGANAFAHESGIHQDGVLKHRETYEIMRAEDVGWNTNKLVLGKHSGRNAFRARLTELGIVVESEEQLNVAFAAFKELADKKHEIFDEDIQALMSDEAVTPEQEQYKLVALSSRSETGELPQSVVTLSDDGREVKVSSNGSGPVDAAFCAIESVAKSGAELLLYSVNAITTGTDAQGEVTVRLALGGRIVNGQGADTDIIVASAKAYINALNKLQGVQKLNPQGESPI
- the pssA gene encoding CDP-diacylglycerol--serine O-phosphatidyltransferase, producing MSEYDPQYIKPADPVKRRRGIYILPNLFTTASLFAGFYAIVQAMNGRYEYSAVAIFIAMVLDGLDGRVARLTHTQSAFGAEFDSLSDMVSFGAAPALIAYEWAMRGLGKWGWIAAFIYCAGAALRLARFNTNLGTVDKRYFQGLPSPAAAALVAGLVWVATDNGYTGPDMRWAAFVITLFAGLTMVSNVKFWSGKDINLRRSVPFIVIFGFVLAFVAVSVNPPVVLFSLFVAYGLSGYVMWLVRFSRQKPQSPSPPPPEA
- the ilvC gene encoding ketol-acid reductoisomerase, which produces MKVFYDKDADLSLIKGKKVTIVGYGSQGHAHAQNLSDSGVKVTVGLRKGGASWKKAEGAGLKVKEVADAVKGADLVMILLPDENIPQVYYGDVEPNIKKGATLAFAHGFNIHYNQVIPREDLDVVMVAPKGPGHTVRSEYLRGGGVPSLIAVYQDKSGKARDLALSYAAANGGTKGGVIETSFREETETDLFGEQAVLCGGLVELIKAGYETLTEAGYAPEMAYFECLHEVKLIVDLIFEGGIANMNYSISNNAEYGEYVTGPRVIAGEARAAMKECLANIQNGNYAKNFILEGRTNYPEMTARRRLTAAHEIEKVGAQLRGMMPWITKNKLVDQSKN